From the Cloeon dipterum chromosome 4, ieCloDipt1.1, whole genome shotgun sequence genome, the window AAAGAATTTGGCGGCAAGAATAGTAGGATTTGCGGGAACCAGCTGGATCTGGCCAAGTTGCTAGCCGCCTGAAGTGGAAGATTTGTGTTTCATCGCATTTGGTCAccttctattatttatttcaacgcAAAACAGGGAcgaaaatattggaaatcTCAACCCAACACTGTAAATTCTgaagaaaaatggatttcACTCGGAATCCCCGCCGGACGTTGCAGAAAAATTACGATGCCGAACTGAGCAGCCAATTTCCCCATGATTTGCAACTGTACGATAAAATACCGAAATCGTCCATCCTCATCCatgaatttgaagaaattgctCTTGAAAGGCTGAAAGGTAAtgattatcaaatttatttcacctttATGTTTTCTTGAAATTGCTGTTCTTTAtgcataaattgaatttgtcttGTTTTAAGCTCTTCGGATAGTGGAGACAGTGACACTTAGGGGTTTCGTCAAGTTTTCTGAAGAGTGGCGCAAAAACTTTCACGAAGAGCTTAAAAAGCAGGACCTGAAATCGCTctcaaaattggtaaaattcatTCCTTTTTTCATGACTTCACTAAACTAAGAAAAACGTATCGCAGTATTCCAGTCTAGGCGTTTCCAACACTGCTCCAAATTATGAAGCTAGGAAAAAGGACCTCATTTCACACTTTATCTTGTGCCTTGCGTTTTGTCGATCTGACGAGCTGCGAAACTGGTTCATCAGCAAAGAAACCGATCTGTTCGTAGCCAGATTTGAAGAACTGTCGACTGAAGGCAGAAAGGAATTTATGGAACTGAACAACATCGATTTCCAGCCCGTAAATCCTCAAGTTTAAATCCAAACGAATTTTAATCCTTTCCTTTGGCAGATCCCGCAAGAGGAAAAGAAAGCTAAGCTCTCACGCTTGCTGAACACCTTCCAGTACATGAACGCAACTCAATTCGACTCTGCTGACTTCTACAAAGTACCCTTCAAAAAGGTGCTGGAGCTGGTGAGGAGCAGAAAGGTGCTGCTGGAGAAAGGACAGGCGTACGTGGCCTCTGGCGATCTGGGAAATCTGCTTGCGTCCAAATTGCGACAAGAAATTTCGCATTCCCTCGCTGTAATTAATTGTCACTTGGCACCATGTTGACATTCACACTGGGATAAATGTACAGGTGATGAAGCAGTGCCTTCCAGAAACCACTGCTGACATTCGCCTTGACTCCGTCCTCAAGTGCTTGCTTGATCAGTATGAATCTGGAACATACAAGCCGACAACTACCTCTTCAAATGCGATTCGAATTGAAGATCTTGATGAGGTAAAATCACTTcactctgaaaataattataatgacAGTGGATTTTTCTCTGCACTTTTGACGGgtgacaattaattatatttatggggagttaaatttgaaataattaatttttattctctcaaTTAAGTTTTTTGCTCAACTTTCTAGCAGTTTtgcttttagaaaataaattaatgttgtttTGCTGGTgcaattttgctaatttaattcatttgggatttttttgtagCTTTCTAAGAAGTCCTATCCGCCTTGTATGAGGCGAATGCACGAGACGCTTCGAGCAAAGCACCATTTAAGACACGCCGCCAGATTGCAGTACACACTGTTCTTGAAGGGAGCTGGTCTGAGTCTCGAGGACGCCATGAAATTCTGGAGGTCTGAGTTTGTCAAAGTCATGGCTGTGGAAAAGGTAAATATTCATGCCTGCTGCCTGCATTGCAATAGATTTTGCATAAATACAAactattataataataaaaaataaataaaaatagggaCCCtttacagtaaatttttaatttttttccaaacgtcTTATGTGCCTCCTGATCTATATGTGGTTCACATGTATTTACTAATTCGAATAATAACAAACATCCAATCCTATGGATTTCCATgtaaaaagtctaaaaattaataattttctccagatgaatatcaatttaaaaattttaattttggctatgtatatataattgatttatttattgaatttttcagtttgaGAAGGAGCACAGCTATAACATTCGCTACAACTATGGCAAGGAAGGCAAACGCTGCAACTACGCACCGTACGGTTGCAACAAAATCATGAACAGCCAGCCTGGCCCTGAGGACGCAAGCGGCTGCCCTTTCAAACATTCTAAGCCGCAGGAGCTGAGGAAGTTGATTCTGAGCTACGGAATTGACTCAAACCAAGGTAAAGCAAGCTGCTTTCTTATTTCAGTAACCTTTAAAATTGGTATATTTCTCAGGACTGAAGGATGTCATGGAGTATGTGAATTCTCAGCAGCCAGTTTTGGCTTGCCAGAAACTTTTCGTCCTCTCGCACCCTGGCAAAGGCGTCGAATTTGGTTTGTGTCACCCAAATCAGTACTTTACTGAAAGCCGAACCATCATTACTGGAGTTAATGTAAAGCAAGAAccaggtaattttattttatttttctacactTATAATTTTCTGATGGCTCCCAATTTATtcatatgtatatttatttaatttaattaattacatcctcttagaaatttatttattccgagATCCTATGAAATAGTACAatgtaaaacaattattatatcATGAAACAATTTCAGGTTCCACGCCGTCATCAGCAGTCAACTCCCCAGCGAGTAGGTACGCCACTCCAAGTCCTGGAGGAGCCCGTGAAAACGTCAATTCCAGTTCTACCCCACTGAGCACAAAGGCAGTCATGAATAGAGCCACACCAATGTCTTCCAGAAAAATGCTGAACGTGGACAACAAGGCAGCAGGTAAGACGGAGCCGTCAAAGGAAGAGGTGGCTGATTGGATGGATGAACTGGACGACTCAGATTTTTCGCAACTCGAGGCCATGGATaccacaaattaattttaccatactgtgtattatatttttttacaaaattagagGCAGATTGGAACCAATGGTAGCAGCTGAAGTGTTGTACATGTTAGGGGCCAAAATTGTTTCGTACTGTTGCAATTGAGATACGACATTCGGCAAATTGCTTGGCTGTCTTGGCTGAGTGCCTTTGTAAGCACCTTGGAATTCAGTTTTCATTGgcctgaaatttttgtttaataaatacgtgtttctaatattttatatcaccAATTTCAATAATGATCACCTTgaaatgctttcttttgacggaACAATTCGAAAGCTATCTTCATACTCGTACACTTTTTCTTCCAGCATGGACTCTTTTCTGGCATACAAGGGGCAAAACCACGTTTCTTGCCTTGCATATCCCCATGACTAGATAAgggtcatttttaataatttgtaatattttgatcATTATTTTGGTATACCTCTGGCTTTATACCCAGATCGTGTGAGAACGTGAGGCTGTCTTTTTCTCCAACCGCTGTCTGCGAGAAGCTGCGTTTTGTCTCGCTCAACCAAGCGTCTTTCCAACTGGGGAAAATCGAGGATGCCTCGCTTCTCACCTTTTTGGCATACCCTGCTCCCTATTTAGTATTCGGCTCAAGTAATTAGaagttttttcataaaattttaaatactgaaAAGTGTGCCGATGTGTGCGGCTGGAGTAAATTGGGCGACATGTATTTGTTGTCCGGCGGGTATTGCTCGATGTTCCATACATCTGGCTTTCGCGATCTATACTCGGCCTTGTACTCGCTGGGACCAAGAACCGCTCCTCCAACCCACCAACGCTCAatctaattagaaaattaaaattacgagatttcaaaataaaaataaaaattgtctgGTACTTGAGGCAGTGGTGGAATGTTGACGGAGCTGTAAGTAATGTGCTGATGACCCATATCGTGATTTGATTAATTGGATAATGGTTGATGGCACCTGCCAGATCTCTCACAGTCCCGGAATGAGGTCGTTGTCATGGGAATCGCTGTCTAATTGATCAATATACGGAGTGACGAGGAACAGAGTTAATAATAATGCACTCAGCTAAAGGTTTGTTTTATTGTCTTCTCCACCCCATGTAATATGATTTTCATTGTATAGAGAATATTGTCGGTCTTGATGACAAGAGACGTCATTTGCACCTGTTAACACTGCAATTACGCTTGCTTGAACTCGAATTGAGCAAAATTAACGCTTGCGGGGGTTCCTCGTCCATTCCTTCGTACCCCTCAACTTCACGTGCCCAGAAGTAAATGATCTATTTTTCtcaatagtttaaaattttaatttatttatacagtGCTAGCAATGTTGGTTCTATCGTCTCCATTCAGTCGGGAAATGAAGCTTCCAGATCTGGGTCTCCACTGCAAAGTGTCTCACCGGCGccgaaattattgaaaagctCCAAAAGTGTTGAAAGCAACTATTCTGGAGACTTTGACCGGCATCCTAAGTTAGAACTTATttatctcttttaatttttaaaaatttaaattatttgtaaattccaGTTTCCTTGGGAAATCGTTCCTCCTTTCTCTGGCAGATGCGGCAACTCAAGAAATTAGCCGAGACTTGGAGGCCTTGGAGCTGGAGACCAGGAATATCAACACTTTGCTCCAAGGAAAGATAGAAGCTTTGAAAACAGAAACTGctaatttgaaaacaattaagGAAACTGCCAAGAAGCTGGACGACCAATTGAGTTTCAAGAGTGATCAGCAGTTTTTCAGGTAAATTtcttgacatttttaattattcatataaattaatttaaaaaaaaatagatggcTGTCAAAGTTTTGGCTTGGAGGGACGGAAAGAGATCTGCgctatttgaaattgaaaataaaatcggacGAGAGACACCAACAGCTGAAATTACAATTCAAGAAAAGCGACGCTGACGTTGATCTTCTGGCGACAAGCAACGCTAAAATGGAGCAGCAGCTTTTGAACAATGTAGCGTCAGTGCAGAAACTCTATGAGGAAAATACCAATTTACAGATGAGGAATAAACTCTTGAGCGAATCTGCGGACAGAGTTTTCCAAGAGGTGGACCGTTTGCAAAGGAGCATTTCCACCAACAGGAAGAAAACCCACGAGAGGGGAGCCATGAAATTCTCCCTGGAGCTGAGAAATCAGAGTTTGGTGAAGCACTTAATGAACATTAATGATGCAACAGAGTTCAATGCCAAAAGGTTTGGCCTCAAATCAATTCCAGATATCGAGGTTAGATATGCTATTGGCAATTTGGGTGATTCCAAGAGAGAGATTTGGTTTTGTccgcaatttttcaactttttgctgagcatcattttaattttttagtatgTTGTTAGAATGCTATAAAGATGTTAAAATAGCCAAGTGTGATGGAAAAATGAGTAGCCGTTTATTTAGTATGATTTCCacgatttcaaatttgagttattttaaaataaactattaattttcagtattttgaaatttcgttatttttttctgagtaTGGGATGAAATTTTGGCCCTTAAATTTATCGTATTAAACCTAGAAATTTTCCGGATGGTGAaacttttagtttttgaaatacaTAGAAGTGTCAAAGGTTGAGAAACGGGTGTTTTTTAGTTCGGATGAGTAGTTGCATAGTTAAAATTGTacaataaattgatatttacaCTCAGAACGTGCTTTGCGTCACCCTTGATGTCAGAAAATACCATCAAAACAAGTAAGATAAAGTAAGTAAATTCACATGTGTGTTTACTGTTAACCGACGCCGATACGGTTTCTGTATCGATTTGATCTGCAATATCTGAACGGCCAAGTCAATATCTTTCAGATTATGTTCATaattacctaatttgaccctctgCGTGCCGTCAAAGTGCTCGTCAGGAACGAGATTTTTGGCATATTAGTGCGTCTAGAGGGCTTCCATAGGATCAACTAGCAGacaatatcaaatttctcGTGGAAGCAccctattttttgaaaaaaatttcattgcgtgattttataattaaaatattatagttCGTGTCCCTCTGGATGAAGTCGCTCAACCTGGAAAGAACCCTGCGACAGGAACTGCAAACCAGCCAGCGGCGCAAAGCCATGCTTGCTTTTCAAGTGCGGCGAGCCAAAGCCAAGCACGTTAAATCTCGGCAAGCACAGATGCTGGGGCCGAGGTGTTCGCCAGTCGACACTCTCTGTTTGAGCACCAAAAGTGAACAATGCACATCAACCTCGAACGTGTCAACGCACAGCAGCACGCCT encodes:
- the LOC135941838 gene encoding DNA primase large subunit-like; translated protein: MDFTRNPRRTLQKNYDAELSSQFPHDLQLYDKIPKSSILIHEFEEIALERLKALRIVETVTLRGFVKFSEEWRKNFHEELKKQDLKSLSKLYSSLGVSNTAPNYEARKKDLISHFILCLAFCRSDELRNWFISKETDLFVARFEELSTEGRKEFMELNNIDFQPIPQEEKKAKLSRLLNTFQYMNATQFDSADFYKVPFKKVLELVRSRKVLLEKGQAYVASGDLGNLLASKLRQEISHSLAVMKQCLPETTADIRLDSVLKCLLDQYESGTYKPTTTSSNAIRIEDLDELSKKSYPPCMRRMHETLRAKHHLRHAARLQYTLFLKGAGLSLEDAMKFWRSEFVKVMAVEKFEKEHSYNIRYNYGKEGKRCNYAPYGCNKIMNSQPGPEDASGCPFKHSKPQELRKLILSYGIDSNQGLKDVMEYVNSQQPVLACQKLFVLSHPGKGVEFGLCHPNQYFTESRTIITGVNVKQEPGSTPSSAVNSPASRYATPSPGGARENVNSSSTPLSTKAVMNRATPMSSRKMLNVDNKAAGKTEPSKEEVADWMDELDDSDFSQLEAMDTTN
- the LOC135941840 gene encoding uncharacterized protein LOC135941840; translation: MGHQHITYSSVNIPPLPQIERWWVGGAVLGPSEYKAEYRSRKPDVWNIEQYPPDNKYMSPNLLQPHTSAHFSGAGYAKKVRSEASSIFPSWKDAWLSETKRSFSQTAVGEKDSLTFSHDLGIKPESWGYARQETWFCPLYARKESMLEEKVYEYEDSFRIVPSKESISRPMKTEFQGAYKGTQPRQPSNLPNVVSQLQQYETILAPNMYNTSAATIGSNLPLIL
- the LOC135941841 gene encoding uncharacterized protein LOC135941841; this encodes YDFHCIENIVGLDDKRRHLHLLTLQLRLLELELSKINACGGSSSIPSYPSTSRAQNASNVGSIVSIQSGNEASRSGSPLQSVSPAPKLLKSSKSVESNYSGDFDRHPNFLGKSFLLSLADAATQEISRDLEALELETRNINTLLQGKIEALKTETANLKTIKETAKKLDDQLSFKSDQQFFRWLSKFWLGGTERDLRYLKLKIKSDERHQQLKLQFKKSDADVDLLATSNAKMEQQLLNNVASVQKLYEENTNLQMRNKLLSESADRVFQEVDRLQRSISTNRKKTHERGAMKFSLELRNQSLVKHLMNINDATEFNAKRFGLKSIPDIEFVSLWMKSLNLERTLRQELQTSQRRKAMLAFQVRRAKAKHVKSRQAQMLGPRCSPVDTLCLSTKSEQCTSTSNVSTHSSTPAV